The Aquila chrysaetos chrysaetos chromosome 19, bAquChr1.4, whole genome shotgun sequence genome includes a region encoding these proteins:
- the MAB21L1 gene encoding putative nucleotidyltransferase MAB21L1, translated as MIAAQAKLVYHLNKYYNEKCQARKAAIAKTIREVCKVVSDVLKEVEVQEPRFISSLNEMDNRYEGLEVISPTEFEVVLYLNQMGVFNFVDDGSLPGCAVLKLSDGRKRSMSLWVEFITASGYLSARKIRSRFQTLVAQAVDKCSYRDVVKMVADTSEVKLRIRDRYVVQITPAFKCTGIWPRSAAHWPLPHIPWPGPNRVAEVKAEGFNLLSKECHSLAGKQSSAESDAWVLQFAEAENRLQMGGCRKKCLSILKTLRDRHLELPGQPLNNYHMKTLVSYECEKHPRESDWDESCLGDRLNGILLQLISCLQCRRCPHYFLPNLDLFQGKPHSALENAAKQTWRLAREILTNPKSLEKL; from the coding sequence ATGATCGCGGCCCAGGCCAAGCTGGTGTACCATCTGAATAAATACTACAACGAGAAATGCCAAGCCAGGAAAGCCGCCATCGCCAAAACGATCCGGGAAGTCTGCAAAGTGGTGTCGGACGTGCTGAAGGAGGTGGAGGTGCAGGAGCCTCGCTTCATCAGCTCCCTGAACGAGATGGACAATCGCTACGAGGGGCTGGAAGTCATCTCCCCCACGGAGTTCGAAGTCGTGCTCTACCTGAACCAAATGGGGGTTTTCAACTTCGTGGACGACGGCTCCTTGCCGGGCTGCGCGGTGTTAAAGCTGAGCGACGGGCGCAAGCGGAGCATGTCCCTCTGGGTGGAGTTCATCACGGCGTCCGGCTACCTCTCCGCTCGCAAAATCCGCTCCAGGTTCCAGACCCTGGTGGCCCAAGCCGTGGATAAGTGCAGTTACAGAGACGTGGTAAAGATGGTGGCGGACACCAGCGAGGTGAAGCTGCGGATCCGGGACAGGTACGTGGTGCAGATCACCCCGGCGTTCAAGTGCACGGGCATCTGGCCGCGGAGCGCTGCCCACTGGCCGCTTCCCCACATCCCCTGGCCGGGACCCAACCGGGTGGCGGAGGTCAAGGCAGAAGGCTTCAACCTCCTCTCCAAGGAGTGCCACTCGCTGGCCGGCAAGCAGAGCTCGGCCGAGAGCGATGCCTGGGTGCTGCAGTTCGCCGAAGCCGAGAACAGACTGCAGATGGGCGGCTGCAGGAAGAAATGCCTCTCCATCCTCAAAACCTTACGGGACCGTCACCTGGAGCTGCCGGGCCAGCCCCTGAACAATTATCACATGAAGACTCTGGTTTCCTACGAATGCGAAAAGCATCCCCGCGAATCGGACTGGGACGAGTCGTGCCTGGGGGACCGGCTCAACGGGATTTTACTGCAGCTCATCTCCTGCCTCCAGTGCAGGAGGTGCCCGCACTACTTCTTGCCCAACTTAGACCTCTTTCAGGGCAAACCCCACTCGGCCCTGGAAAACGCGGCCAAACAAACGTGGCGACTGGCTAGGGAGATACTTACCAACCCGAAAAGTTTGGAGAAACTTTAG